In Amycolatopsis endophytica, the following are encoded in one genomic region:
- the katG gene encoding catalase/peroxidase HPI, translating into MSDTQDNVPSSAQGVDQKAAAGCPVAHDSVTAHGSESENPAIDSPTSKTGGRPRTNKDWWPNQLDLTVLHAHSSKSNPLAPDFDYAKEFAKLDVDALKRDITEVLTTSQDWWPADFGHYGGLMIRMSWHSAGTYRIHDGRGGAGDGAQRFAPLNSWPDNANLDKARRLLWPVKQKYGQKISWADLLVLAGNVALESMGFKTFGFGFGRVDTWEPEEIFWGPEDDWLGDERYASDTEMVPDLGATEMGLIYVNPEGPRGSADFMAAGHFIRETFGRMAMNDEETVALIAGGHTFGKTHGAGVADDHVGPEPEAAPLEAQGLGWMSTHGSGKGGDTITSGLEVTWTDRPTEWSNRFFEILFGYEWELTTSPGGGKQYVAKDAPEIIPDPYDPNKKYKPTMLTTDLALRFDPVYGPISRRFMENPDEFALAFAKAWYKLLHRDMGPVSRFLGPWVAEPQLWQDPVPAVEGELVGEADIAALKAKVLDSGLTTAQLVSTAWASAASFRSTDKRGGANGARIRLEPQRNWEVNQPEQLAPVLEKLEGIQKEFNEAGGAQVSLADLIVLAGSAAVEKAARDAGVEVTVPFHPGRTDASQEQTDVESFAVLEPRADGFRNYLRAGEKLQPEVLLVDRAYMLNLTAPEMTVLVGGLRSLGANHGASEHGVLTDQPGVLTNDFFANLLAPGTRWKGSESAENVYEIRDAATDELKWTATAVDLIFGANSQLRALAEVYASADAREKFVADFVAAWTKVMELDRFDLA; encoded by the coding sequence ATGAGCGACACCCAGGACAACGTCCCCTCGAGCGCGCAGGGGGTGGACCAGAAGGCGGCGGCCGGGTGCCCGGTCGCGCACGACTCCGTCACCGCGCACGGCAGCGAGAGCGAGAACCCGGCGATCGACTCGCCGACCTCGAAGACCGGTGGCCGTCCGCGCACCAACAAGGACTGGTGGCCCAACCAGCTCGACCTGACGGTGCTGCACGCCCACTCGTCGAAGTCGAACCCGCTCGCCCCGGACTTCGACTACGCCAAGGAGTTCGCCAAGCTCGACGTCGACGCCCTCAAGCGCGACATCACCGAGGTGCTCACCACCTCGCAGGACTGGTGGCCCGCCGACTTCGGCCACTACGGCGGCCTGATGATCCGCATGAGCTGGCACTCCGCGGGCACCTACCGCATCCACGACGGCCGCGGCGGCGCCGGTGACGGCGCGCAGCGCTTCGCCCCACTCAACAGCTGGCCGGACAACGCCAACCTGGACAAGGCGCGCCGCCTGCTGTGGCCGGTCAAGCAGAAGTACGGCCAGAAGATCTCCTGGGCCGACCTGCTCGTGCTCGCGGGCAACGTGGCGCTGGAGTCGATGGGCTTCAAGACCTTCGGCTTCGGCTTCGGTCGCGTGGACACCTGGGAGCCGGAGGAGATCTTCTGGGGCCCCGAGGACGACTGGCTGGGCGACGAGCGCTACGCCAGCGACACCGAGATGGTGCCCGACCTCGGCGCGACCGAGATGGGCCTCATCTACGTCAACCCCGAGGGTCCCCGCGGCAGCGCGGACTTCATGGCGGCCGGTCACTTCATCCGGGAGACCTTCGGCCGGATGGCGATGAACGACGAGGAGACCGTCGCGCTGATCGCCGGCGGCCACACCTTCGGCAAGACCCACGGCGCCGGTGTCGCCGACGACCACGTGGGCCCGGAGCCCGAGGCCGCCCCGCTGGAGGCGCAGGGCCTGGGCTGGATGAGCACCCACGGCAGCGGCAAGGGCGGCGACACGATCACCAGTGGCCTCGAGGTCACCTGGACCGACCGGCCGACCGAGTGGAGCAACCGCTTCTTCGAGATCCTGTTCGGGTACGAGTGGGAGCTGACCACGAGCCCCGGCGGCGGCAAGCAGTACGTCGCCAAGGACGCTCCGGAGATCATCCCGGACCCCTACGACCCGAACAAGAAGTACAAGCCGACCATGCTCACCACGGACCTGGCGCTGCGCTTCGACCCGGTGTACGGGCCGATCTCCCGCCGGTTCATGGAGAACCCGGACGAGTTCGCGCTGGCGTTCGCCAAGGCGTGGTACAAGCTGCTGCACCGCGACATGGGCCCGGTCAGCCGCTTCCTCGGCCCGTGGGTGGCCGAGCCACAGCTGTGGCAGGACCCGGTGCCGGCCGTCGAGGGCGAGCTCGTGGGTGAGGCCGACATCGCCGCCCTCAAGGCGAAGGTGCTGGACTCCGGCCTGACCACCGCCCAGCTGGTCAGCACCGCCTGGGCGTCCGCGGCCAGCTTCCGCTCCACCGACAAGCGCGGTGGCGCCAACGGTGCCCGCATCCGCCTGGAGCCGCAGCGCAACTGGGAGGTCAACCAGCCCGAGCAGCTCGCGCCGGTCCTGGAGAAGCTCGAAGGCATCCAGAAGGAGTTCAACGAAGCCGGTGGCGCGCAGGTCTCGCTCGCCGACCTGATCGTGCTGGCCGGTTCGGCCGCGGTCGAGAAGGCCGCGCGCGACGCCGGTGTCGAGGTGACGGTGCCGTTCCACCCGGGCCGCACGGACGCCTCGCAGGAGCAGACCGACGTCGAGTCGTTCGCGGTGCTCGAACCGCGTGCCGACGGGTTCCGCAACTACCTGCGTGCCGGTGAGAAGCTGCAGCCGGAGGTGCTGCTCGTCGACCGCGCCTACATGCTGAACCTGACCGCGCCGGAAATGACCGTCCTCGTCGGCGGCCTGCGCTCCCTCGGCGCCAACCACGGTGCCAGCGAGCACGGTGTCCTCACCGACCAGCCGGGCGTGCTGACCAACGACTTCTTCGCGAACCTGCTCGCGCCGGGCACCCGGTGGAAGGGCTCGGAGTCGGCGGAGAACGTCTACGAGATCCGCGACGCGGCCACCGACGAGCTGAAGTGGACCGCCACCGCGGTCGACCTCATCTTCGGCGCCAACTCGCAGCTGCGTGCCCTGGCGGAGGTCTACGCCAGTGCGGACGCCCGCGAGAAGTTCGTCGCGGACTTCGTCGCGGCCTGGACGAAGGTCATGGAACTCGACCGGTTCGACCTGGCCTGA
- a CDS encoding Fur family transcriptional regulator yields the protein MTSDFEAQLRAVSLRVTRPRLAVLAALRDHPHVDTEQVIALVRAEHPTVSHQAVYDVLRALTDAGLVRRIQPAGANARYESRVGDNHHHVVCRTCGAIADVDCTVGHPPCLTASDDHGYVIDEAEVVFWGTCPDCAAERSSHDSPARKASR from the coding sequence GTGACGTCGGACTTCGAGGCGCAGCTGCGGGCCGTCTCGTTGCGCGTGACCCGCCCCCGCCTGGCGGTGCTCGCCGCGCTGCGCGACCACCCGCACGTCGACACCGAACAGGTGATCGCGCTGGTGCGGGCCGAGCATCCCACGGTGTCGCACCAGGCGGTCTACGACGTGCTGCGGGCGCTCACCGACGCGGGACTGGTGCGGCGCATCCAGCCCGCCGGGGCCAACGCCCGCTACGAATCCCGGGTGGGGGACAACCACCACCACGTGGTGTGCCGCACCTGCGGCGCGATCGCCGACGTCGACTGCACCGTCGGTCACCCGCCCTGTCTCACCGCCTCCGACGACCACGGTTACGTGATCGACGAGGCGGAGGTCGTCTTTTGGGGCACCTGCCCCGACTGCGCGGCCGAACGCAGTTCCCACGATTCGCCGGCTCGGAAGGCAAGTAGATGA
- a CDS encoding NAD(P)/FAD-dependent oxidoreductase has translation MAGPGIVIVGAGECGTRAAFTLRELGCTDPVTLIGAEPAPPYERPPLSKNWTSTPICDRAMLDDRGIALLDGIAVSRFDPARRTVELAGGTVLGYDRLLLATGARARQPPPLGAPVRTLRTRADAAALRPVLTSGARIGVIGAGLIGLEVAASAVALGCSVTVVEQGPRAMGRAVPARIAAAVERRHRDEGVRLRFGTTVAALGRTSSGIDLAGDEVDVVVAGLGAVPETALAASGGLAVRDGIVVDGRFRTSAPGVFAAGDCCSFPHPLYRTRLRLESWRAAREHGAAAARAMLGLDDERYAGVPWFWSDQYELTLQVTGLPAAAVADVVRPRPDGTEIWFGLAADGSLVAAAGAGTGTTVARDIRLAELLIARRAAPPPAVLADPRAGLKSLLRAPEPARPR, from the coding sequence ATGGCCGGGCCGGGAATCGTCATCGTCGGCGCGGGGGAGTGCGGCACCCGTGCGGCGTTCACGCTGCGGGAGCTGGGGTGCACGGATCCCGTCACACTGATCGGCGCGGAACCGGCGCCGCCCTATGAACGGCCGCCGCTGTCCAAGAACTGGACGTCCACGCCGATCTGTGACCGGGCGATGCTCGACGACCGCGGCATCGCACTGCTCGACGGGATCGCGGTCAGCAGGTTCGATCCGGCCCGCCGGACCGTGGAACTCGCCGGCGGAACGGTACTGGGATACGACCGTCTCCTGCTGGCGACCGGGGCGCGGGCGCGACAGCCGCCCCCGCTCGGCGCGCCGGTCCGGACGCTGCGCACCCGGGCGGACGCCGCCGCGTTGCGGCCGGTGCTGACCTCCGGTGCCCGGATCGGGGTGATCGGAGCGGGCCTGATCGGGCTGGAGGTGGCGGCGTCCGCGGTGGCGCTGGGATGTTCGGTCACGGTGGTGGAGCAGGGTCCGCGCGCGATGGGGCGTGCCGTTCCGGCGCGGATCGCGGCGGCGGTCGAGCGACGGCACCGCGACGAGGGCGTGCGGCTGCGGTTCGGCACCACCGTCGCCGCTCTCGGGCGGACCTCGTCCGGGATCGACCTCGCCGGTGACGAGGTGGACGTGGTCGTGGCCGGTCTCGGCGCGGTGCCCGAGACGGCGCTGGCCGCCTCGGGCGGGCTGGCCGTCCGGGACGGGATCGTGGTCGACGGGCGGTTCCGCACCTCGGCGCCGGGCGTGTTCGCCGCCGGTGACTGCTGCTCGTTCCCGCACCCGCTGTACCGGACCCGGCTGCGGCTGGAGTCCTGGCGCGCGGCGCGGGAACACGGAGCGGCCGCGGCGCGGGCGATGCTGGGGCTGGACGACGAGCGCTACGCCGGTGTCCCCTGGTTCTGGAGCGACCAGTACGAGCTGACGCTGCAGGTGACGGGTCTGCCCGCGGCCGCGGTGGCTGACGTCGTCCGGCCGCGGCCGGACGGGACGGAGATCTGGTTCGGCCTCGCCGCCGACGGCTCGCTCGTGGCTGCCGCGGGTGCGGGCACGGGCACCACGGTCGCCCGCGACATCCGGCTCGCCGAACTGCTCATCGCGCGCCGGGCCGCGCCACCACCGGCCGTCCTCGCCGATCCTCGCGCCGGGCTCAAGTCGCTCCTGCGTGCTCCGGAGCCGGCGCGTCCACGGTGA
- a CDS encoding Rieske 2Fe-2S domain-containing protein encodes MSRWIAACAADDVDDEDVVPFRHEGRDYAIVRSPAGDFHAIDGHCTHERELLCDGLVLGSTIECPKHNGRFDYTSGEALGAPVLVGLRTYPARVQDGTVHIEID; translated from the coding sequence ATGTCCCGGTGGATCGCCGCGTGCGCGGCCGACGACGTCGACGACGAGGACGTCGTCCCGTTCCGGCACGAGGGCCGTGACTACGCGATCGTGCGGTCGCCCGCGGGTGACTTCCACGCGATCGACGGCCACTGCACCCACGAACGCGAATTGCTGTGTGACGGGCTGGTCCTGGGTTCCACGATCGAATGCCCGAAACACAACGGGCGCTTCGACTACACCAGCGGCGAGGCGCTCGGCGCGCCGGTCCTCGTGGGCCTGCGCACCTATCCGGCGCGCGTGCAGGACGGGACCGTCCACATCGAGATCGACTGA